Within the Bos indicus x Bos taurus breed Angus x Brahman F1 hybrid chromosome 17, Bos_hybrid_MaternalHap_v2.0, whole genome shotgun sequence genome, the region CAGGCCTGGTGGCCTGGAGCCGAGGTCACAGCCCCAGGCTCTCCTGGACAGAAGGCGCTCGCGGATGAGAGCTGGGAACGGATGCGGTAAAGGAGGCTCCAGGGAAAACAAAGAGCTGCACGGCCGGAAGGAATGTGGTCACCGCCCTGGTAGCTCAAACGACAAAGGATCCTCCCGcaaagcaggagacgcgggttcaacccctgtgtcaggaaggttcctgggaggaggcaatggcaaccactccagtcttctaacctggagaatcccacggacagaggagcctggccagacacagtccatggggccacaaagaattggatacaactgagtgactaatggagaaggccctggcaccccagtccagtactctcgcctggagaatctcatggacggaggagcctggtgggctgcaatccatggggtcgctaagagtcggacatgactgagcgacttcactttcacttttctctttcatgcattggagaaggaaatggcaacccactccagtgttcttgcctggagaatcccagggacgggggcacctggtgggctgccgtctatggggtcacacagagtcggacacgactgaagtgacctagcagcagcagagtgagtaacacacacaccCGCCCTGCGTTAGAGACTCTGGGATATTTTATCAGCCCAACCACGAACCACTGTTCACTGAGCTTCATCCCTCAGAATCAGCCTACAGCCACAGGTGAGACAGCTCACATTCGGTCCTCTGCCCCGCGACCCAGCATTATCAGAGGTGAACACACGGAAGCATTTTCACATCGAgagaggggcgggggaggggaaaaCGAGGGACGCTGCCAACCTTTCCTCACGACCTGGGAGAGAGAACCAAGACGCGAGGATGCTAAAGCTAAGAAGGAGCTAACAACGGGGCAGCACTGTCTGGACGGGGGGAAGGCACACAGACGGGGCTGAGCGCTCTGCTGCGGCAGGAAGTCAGCGGACAATGGCCGAGGCTGGCCCATCGGCTCTAAGACGGGTGGGGACGGCCAACAGTAGTGTTTGGATTTTCCCATACTCCTAGATAAAGACGGAGCAATGACATTGTAGAACCAGTGACCTTTGGTTCTAAGACTCACACTCGGAACACAGGGAGCAACACCGATGCCCGTGAGCGAGCGCAGGGGGAGGAGGCCCCCAGCTGGCCAGCAGACGCAGTGTCAGCATCAGGGCAGCGGCAGAGGAGCGGAGGCCTCAGGAAGACAGAAGACCAGGCAGCCGCGGGCCGAGGCCCCAGGGGCCACGCGGAAGTCGTGGCAACGACCAGGGGCCAGGGCAGCCCCCCCGAAACAGTCAGGAAGACTGAACGCGCAACACACGAGAAATGGCCCAATCTGGTCACAGTTACCCACAGGAGAAAGGACAAGGAGAACGGCCTCGCTTTCGAGAAGGAAGGTTGACTACAAAGACGCATCCTCAGAGGCCCAGAACCCTAACATCCTATTTCAAAACAAGTCAGAAGACAGTTAAAGACGGTGCGTCTCAGGAAGCGGGACAGGGAAAcggaaacagaaggaaaacactTCAGAAGAGAAGACTGGACTAAAAGAGACAGAGGCGCCCAAAGAGGCACGGGAGGCGAGACAGTGGAGAAATCTAAGAATCACACGGAAGGAAAGCACTCCCCCTGAAGCCGGCCACGTGTCTCCCACGTCCCTGGTCACGCCTGCGTGAGGGCCTCCGCGGCAGGGCGGGACGGGGGCGGGAGTGGCCGGTGGGTCTGGGCCGCGGCCACGTCCACTACCTGGAGAGGCTGTCCAGGGCCTGCGTGAAGCTGTCCGTCCCGGAGCCGTGCTCGGGGCTCTCCATCAGCGACATCGTGGCGAAGACCACATCGCTGGCCAGGAACTTGTGCTTGAAGCCAAAGTGGACGCTGAAAGTCTGGACGCGCATGTCCTTCATGCTGCAGCGGGGCAAGCGATGTAGCGGCCGTCTGCGTGTGCCCAGAGCGGCCTGTGCTGGGCCAGCTCCAGGGCCGGCACCCCCGCAAGACGTCACCGCCCCCCCACGCCAGCCCCCACAGATTCTCACGGCACGGCCCTTCTGGTCAGAGAACAGATAGGGCAGGAGGCCCGCACACCAGCCCCGCAGCAGGGATGCCGAGCGCCCAGCACCAGGCCGTCAGCTTGTGGGGCGCAGCAGGagctggctgtgtgtgtgcagggggcgGGGTGTCCCAGGACGCCAGGAGCAGCCAGGCCCGTGCCCTCCGCAGGGCCAGCAGATGCGCTGGGCACACCTCGTCTGAACCGGGCCCCAGGGGGATCCCAGGGTCCAGAGACAGACAGGCCGGGTCAACTGCAAACGTCTGCATCTCGGCCCCAATTCCAGACTTTCCAGGTACTTTAAGAGGTTCTATTTTTAACCCAAAGAGAAGGTCCCAATTATTTCCGTATTCTCATTTTCTGCATTATTTTCAGAACGTGGCTAAAACTGAAACCCTGACAAAGTTTAATCCATAGAAAtttgagtttacccaaacttatttGCAGACTCTTCAATCATTTCTCGCAAATTCTCCTTCAAGGAGACGTCCATGGATTGAAACTTCTGCTTTACCTGTTTGAGGGGGAGACTGGGGAGGGGGCGCTTGGTCACAGGAGGCGGGAACCCTGGCCGCCACTCCAGCCTGGACACTCCAGAATGACCAGATTCGGGGCTCCGCGGAGTGGGTGGGGGGCCGCGGGGCGGGGCCTCGGGGACACTCACCCCACGTCTGCGAGGAACTCCTGCAGCCGTTTCTGCCCGTGCAGGGACCAGAGCTGGAGCCTGGCCGCTGTGTAGCACGTGTTGCACAGGCTGTCATGGAGGGACCAGTGCTGGTAGAGAGCCAGGCGGAGGCTGGGCCGCGTCAAGGAGCTGCAGCCGCACGCGagccgcccccgccccgggccgCCACCTGCACCACCAGCCGCCCCGGGGCCCTGGGGCTCCCCGACCTCAGCGTGACTTGACCCGGACAGAGAGCCTGGGAGGGGTGGACGCACAGCGAGATCAAGGGGACCCTGTGGCCACACCCGGAGCTGGGAGTCTCCAGCGCCAGCGGCCTAAGACACGGGTCGCCCCTGAACACAGCAGAGGATACTCGTACTCGAAGGAGATGCGTGCGCAGTCCACGGAGAGCGTGTGCGCCTCGTCCTCACGCCGGTGGCTGTGCCGGGACACGTGCCGCTGCAGCACGCCCACGTCGGTCACGTACTTCACCCTGGAGGACAGCACGCCTGGGCTCGCCGCCCCGCCCACCGGGCCCGGGGCAAGCACCCCCCACCGCTGCTGAGGGTCCACACAAGGCCACACATGACTGGACCCAGGCCCACGGCAGCCCCTCCTCAAAGGCCCCCGCAGGGACGCGGCCCCCTAGCCCCTACGGCAAGCCCGCTGCGCCGGCCTCAGGCAGCCTGGGGACGCGCCCTTACTGGGTGATTTTGTCTTGCACCCACTGGTCCGTGAGTCCAACGATGGCCCACCTGGAGGGAGAGGACACAGCTGGGAACGGGCGAGTGGCACTCGCAGGCACCTCCGGCCAGTGGGGTCTGACCCAGACACTCCACTGCACCAGGCCCCAGCAGACCCGCAGGCGGCCCAGGGGCAACCCTGCCCTGGAGCTCACCGCCCACCAGGGCTGCAGAGGTGCCAGGCAGCACGTGGGCTCGCTCAAACCTCACACTCAAGTTTCCTGGGCAGCAAGGCTGACCGGTCAGCTGGGAAGGGCTGAcagcccaggccccacccccgGACCCTCTGGGCCCGTGACACTCCACTGTCCCCCCCGAGTCTGTGTGCGCTGAGGGCCACAGTCAGGAAGCAAACCAGGCCCCTGCACGAGTACAGGACGGGGCTGCCGCCAGCACTGGCAGGGGCCCGGCCCGGCCGCAGGGGACCTGACTGCTCGGAGGGGCCCACGCACCACAGCATGTCGCTCAGGTCCTTGGACATCAGCCACGCCAGGTCGAACATCACCATGGCAGCCTACAAAAGAGACGGGCCGAGGCCGGTGGTCCTGCTCAGGGTAGGGCCAAGCCCACGCTGCCTGGGCCCCAATGTCCCACacggagttggggtgggggagaagggtCCGATTGGGAGCCCTAAAACCCATCTGCCCTGAGACTCCAGGTCTCCTTCAGCAGTTCCGAGGAGGCTAGCCTCCGAGGGAGCGTCCGGCATCTGAGGGGCCGGGGGTCTGTTCCCGGCCAGACTGTCCGCCTGTGCCTCAGAAGGACCGTCCTGTAGAGGCCAGTGGGGCCCTGGCCACACAAGGCCTCTGGAAATACGGGCTCAGAGTCAGGGCCCCAGGACCAGATTCTAAGACTAGACACAGCATGCTTCACTGGAAACCTATTTTCTGGGGCTCCTCAAGGTCCCAGGTTGTGCTCAGCGACCCCAAGCTGACACGATGTGTCTTTCGTACAAACTTCGTCCCAGGACACAAGGACACTGAAGGGCCTGTGCGAGCCCAGAGTCCTAGCCCCCTGCATAGATGAACAGGCCCGTTCAGTGTCCTCACGATGAGCAGAAACAACAGCTGCCACCCCTCGGGCAGCCCTGGCCTGAGTGACGTTTCACCCAGCAGAGGCCTAGAGGCTCAGCCCTCCCCCTGGCCACACAGAGGCAGCTGCGGGGCTGGGAGGCACCGTCCTGTTCCTGTTCTAGGACGGTGGCCCCCACAGTGTGGCCGGGACCGTGCCCGCACCCGTCTGTACCCACCGACGTCCCATGATACTCGTACTGCTCGTAGTCAAAGAGGACGTCTCTCCTGTAAGGACACAAGACGCCGGGGCTTCACCAGGGAGCAGAACAGGAAGAAAACACTGGGGAAGATGCTAAAATCCCAAGGCACCCAAGAAACACGATGTGCAGGGTGAAAAGGAAGTCTGGGTAACTTAAGTTTCTTTTATACACTTTCTTTTCCCTACGAGATGTTTCACACAATTGCCATCTATCCGATTTGTGAGAGTTTGTAAACAGAAGGATCTATACTTAGAAATTAGGACACCAAAGGACCAGGGCATCACCCCCAATGGACAGTGTGTTTGGGCGACCTGGGGACCGGCCTGGCCCTCGCGGGACCAGAAGCGAAACGGAGGGGCGCAGGCGCCGGCCAAGAGGCGCTAACGCAAGCCATGACCCTAGCGTGCAGCAGAGACGGGCATTGCTGGCCGCCTTCCCGCCACGGGACGCAGTCTCACCTCCGGGCCTCCCACTCTCTCCGCTGCCTCCTCTTCAGGGTTTGCGCTGCAATCTCCTGACCACGACAAAGAGAACAGAGGGCTGAGCAAGAGCCAGGAGCTCAGCCCTGGCCTGGGAGGGTTCAGATCCGACGGCAGGCCAGCGGGTGGGAGGGGGAGCCAGCAGGGGTCTCTGTGGTGACAGCGGTGTCCCGCGTCCTACTTCAGGGGCTGACAGGTCACCGTTGGGGACGCGGGCAAGGTGCACACGCGATTTCAGCTCACTTCCGACACCTGCGTGTGATCTGCAGTGACGTCAGAACTGGTGTGTAATGGCACGTGACGGTCCTGACGAGGGACCTTCTGGAGGGTGATGGAACGCCTCCCTATCTCGTGACTTCATACGTCTGTCAAACCTCACGGAACTGTACACCTGGTGAAGGTTATTATGTAAAACCCCCAGGTTTTGTTGGTAGATTAACAAAGAATTCTCTGACCTTCCTCACAGTGCCGAGTGGTGTCCTGTACCCTGCCCTCACGCCTGTGGGACTCCCAGGCTGGTCAGAAGGGCTCAAAcagctcagttaaaaaaaaaaacacaaataaaccaacctaataaaaaaatgggcaggagatCCAAATAGACATTCTGCCCAGAGTCAGTGCCCAACCTTCTGCCTTCCAGCTCTGCCTGGGCCCACAGGCTCTGGGCTGACCCTTGACCTTCAGGAGTGACCAGCTCCTTAAGACTGTGGTGAAAGGTGCAAACCCACCTCCTCCAGCCGTGTGCGCTTCTCAGAGGGCTCTGACCCCTCATCGCCTTCATTTCCCGAGTGTTCTTCATCCTCCTCTTCATCCCGAAAGATATCTTCATAGGCGGGAACTTCAAGGTCATCATCTTGTTTAATGAGCAATCTGATCTATGATTAAAACACAGAGCCATCAACCTCCCCTCTCCTTAATGGAAAACTATCCATCACACGTTTTCTCTCCCAGAGTCTTATCTTCCAAATCTGCACCCGACTCAGTACACAGAGAGTACGGAGCCTGCAGACGGTACGACTCCTcggtcacttcagttcagttcagtcgctcagtcgtgtctgactctctgcgaccccatgaatcgcagcctggGAGTCTGGATAAAACACTCCCTCTTAGGCCCACATTCAGCCAACAAAATGAACACCTTGCACCTCAGCCTCCAACCAAGGACACAGAGACCTGTGACCTCGCAGCGAGCAAAAGTCCTGTCCCTAAAAGAGGTCCTTCGTGAGAGGCTTTCAGGGCTGAGGCTACTGTGGGTGTGTGCCCACGGGCGGCTCAGAGAGCTCATGCCAGGCTCACCGGGCCCCACACGACTGTCCTGGACCCCACACCACCCGGGCAGCCAGGGAGCGTCCTGCCCCATTTAGAGGGCAGGTGCCTCTGAGGTccggatagtcaataaagctggcTGGCCTGAGCTCGGAGTGCACTCGGAGCAGGTTCTGGACCCTGTGCCTCCTGGGTCAAGCGAGTCCCACACATGCCTTCTGAGCACCTCTGAGGGAGGTGACGTGTTTCTCATCAAAGGTGGACAAGACCAGGGCCTGTCCTCAGGCTGCTCCAGCCCCTATAGGCAAGATGGACACATGCCTTGCCAAGAACACCAGGCCTGACGCTGTGGCATGAAAGGGACAGACAGACGGACAGGAGAGCTCGGGGAGTCCGGCCTACCTGGGTGTCGCTGTACACGTTCACAACATTGACTGGCCTGTGAGTGTCACACACGAAAAACACGGCCTCTTCATCGGGTTGGAGGATATCCAACAGATCCACGTTCGAGCCACAGTTTATGAGGATGAAATAGCGGAACTGGACAAAGGAGGGGGTGCGGTGAGTAAGCGCACGGGGCCGGCCATCTGCCTTCAGCACCAGGCCTGAGTCCTGCAGGGACTCATCCAGCCCGATGCACGGTGAGGCCCTGCTTGCAAGGGGCTCCAGAGATGGCCACAGCTGGCCTGTGCCAAGTGCTTTAACAACCCCATGCACAAGTTCATTTCCAGGATGACACTGTGAGGCAGGTACCATGACTGTCCTGCCAACGAGGAGTAGGCAAAGGCCAAATCTCTTCTGGCCTCAGGCACGGGGTTCAGAAGATGTGGGCAGACCTAGAGTTCAAATGCATAGCGGGGTCCCTCCCAACCTGTCACCCAGTCTTCTGCGACAGACTCCTCTCTGTCCTGGCAGCAATGCACCCGGTCAGATTCCAGCAAGTCTGAGGTAGCTCGCATTTAACAAGTACCTGACTATTaagtcgggcttccctggtggctcagatggtaaagagtctgcctgacaatgcaggtgacccaggttcaatccctgagtcgggaagatcccctggagcgggaaatagcaacccactccagtattcttgccttggaaatcccatggaatgaggagcctggcgggctacagtccatggggttgcaaagagtgggacacagctgagcaactaacactaaatatttaaagtaaagcTTTTTGTTACATCCTATCACTACAGAAAACTCTTTCCTTGTAAATATGATCTGGCATAGATCCCTCTCATGATGACAGGAGCACCAGGCGAGGACTTGTCTCTGCCAGACAGTCCTCCTTGCAGCCAGAAACTCTGAGACCCTCTTCCAGAGAGCAGCGCCTCCCCGGGGGGCGGTGGGGTCTCAGACGTCCCGTCTCTCATAATAGCTCCATGTAGAGCTGAGAAGAGACCTGGTCTCTATGGCCCAAATTCCAAAGGGAGAAAGTATGTTCCTGAATTTCCAGTTGGAAACTGGGATACACttcttggaaaaataaatgtgaaataatgATCTAATGTAAAGTAATTTTAACCAGGCTGTATCAGAAACAACCTTCCAAATTCCAAGCACCTGAGAGTGAAATGTGTCTAAACACAGGTTCAGAGCTAGAGATTGTCCTTATTCacgatcttgtttttgttgtcaaTTTTGTCCCTGCGATTGGACGGTAAGTCACCACACACAGGACTCACTTCTCTCTTCTGTGTAACCTAAGAAAGTCGATAGTTAGAAATACACACAAGCCATTGTATAAATATTGAgttcttcaccaccagcaccacttgggaagcaccatcgtagaaagagaaagaatgctcAGTGTTAAGAAGTTGCCAATTGAGAGATAAAGCCCAATATTCTCAAATGCGTCTCTCATACCTGTTCTTTATGCTCTAGAAATGCAGTTTCAAGTTCTTGCCACCCAGAAACTGGAACCAGCGTGTACTGCACGTGGTCACACTGGAACAGGGCCTGGAGAGAGAGAATTTTCAAAGCCTACTGTATTTAGAACGTCTGCAATCCATCCTGAaacacacattcagttcagttcagttcagttcagtcgctcagtcgtgtccgactctttccgaccccgtgaatcatagcacgccaggcctccctgtccatcaaatgcacattacaagaaaaaaaagatgggcTGAGAGACAACAGATGCTAACGTAAGGTTAGTGAACGTTGACGTCAGCAAGGAGGTAATGGGAACATGAAAGTCCACTGAGCCGTACCTCAGTTTTGCTGAACATCACCAAAGGAACACACTGCTGAAAAACTCGCTGTTTCCAGGTTTTTGGTGAGTCGTTCCCGACCCAAGGGCCTGACCAAAGCTCCTATAAACCTTGCCTGTGTGGCcacatgctcagtcatttagGCCTGACTTtttgaaaccccgtggactgtagcctgccagattccatggggttctccaggcaagaatactagagtgggttgccatttcctgctccagggaatattcctgacccagggattaaacccacgtctcctgcattgcaggtggattctttactgctgagccatcggggaagccctgaACCATATTTaaaaccgaacaacaacaatctttccttagcactgaagaattcatgccttcaaactctggtgctggagaaggctcttgagagtccctcggacagtaaggagatcaaaccaatcaatcctaaaggaaatcaaccctgaatattcactggaaggactgatgctgaagtgccagtactttggccacctgatgagaagagctgattcattgggaaagaccctgatgctgggcgagatctaaggcaggagaaggggataacaagatcagatggttggatggcatcactgactcaaagaacatgactttgagtaaactccggaagaaggtaaaggacagggaagcctggtgtgctgcagtccatggggtcacaaagagtcggacacgactgagggacggAACAACAACGCTCTTTCCTATTAGATTAAGGAGTCAGTATCTCCAGAATCCCTGATGACACCCCAGTGCCCTCCACTGTCAGATTCTTCTGCCTCGAACCCCAACGGTGAGAAGGCGCTGCAGGTCTACCGGTCTCTCCAACGCAGCCGTTCTGTGCCCAGCTTGTGGCCTTCTGCCGGCTTCTCCTCTAACCCACCTAACCCGGGCGCAACCTGGCGGGAGTCCCCGCCCCAGGCCGAGCTCCCGCCCCGGTCCACCCCTCGCGCCTGCCCCCGGTCCCCCGCGGCCCTCGCCGGCCCAGCCAGCAGGCCTCACCTGAAGGATCTTGCAAGCGCACAGAGCGTCCACGTCCGAGGCCACGAAGAGAAGGACCCTCTGTCGGGGGGAGAGCTGGCTGAGAGCGGCCCCGAGAACCCcggcccctcctgcccccacgGTCGCGCGCCCTCGTCCCTTCCCCCAGTCTCGGAGCCCAGGAAGGGCTCACCTGGCTCTGGACCACCTCGTAGAACTCCTTGCGGAAGTCGGACACGAACATGACCGCGGCACCTGGACACCCCGGGATGGGACTCGGCCAACCTGGCAGCCGTCAAGACTCCCGCCAAGTCCGGGCTCTCCCGATTGCCCCGGGGGACAGCCAATCGCGACTCAGGTCCCCGCCTCTCCGCTTTTCTGATTGGCCCGCGCTGGGAGCGACACTTATGCTCCGCCATTCACGACAGGACTACTCCGGCCGGCCCCTAGAGGAGCGTCCTCCACAGGCTGCACGCACTGCGGGTCGCGCAAGTCCGGTGCGACTCTGATTCTCCAGAAACCCTACGCTCCGTACACTTTgctttgggggggaaaaaaatgcccaCTCCCCTCCTCCAACTGGAATCTCCAGGTTAAAGAAACCTCGCAACAAATTAAACTCATGTACGCTTCGGGAattctctgcagaaggaaatggcaagccactcgagtactcttgcctgggaaatcccatggacggaggagcctggtgggctacagtccttggggtcgcagagtcggacacgactgagcgccttcactttcactacacTTCACTTCAGGAATTCTCAGGTGCCTCGgttggtagagaacccgcctgccaagcaggagacgcgggttcgagccctggagagggaaatggcagtccactccagtatccttgcctggagaatcccatggaccgaggagcctggagggctgcagcctgtgggggtCGCAACTCAGCcagactgactgaacaacaacacgtcAGAAGAGGGCGTCGGCGTAGGATGTCAAGGGGCCCGGCCTACTTCAGAGCGGAAGTGTGGCCTACTTCCGCCCGCATCCTCGGGGGCTCCGCCTGCGAGCTGGGTAGTGCAGGCAGTAAGGGCAGTGGGCCCCCCAATTAGTCAGGAAGGGGACACCGTCGGCCTAATTGTAAATAATCGCGGAAGGCGTATCTGAACGCTCGCGCCGGAGGGGTTTTTCATCTTCGCGCTTCGGCAGCGCTTGCTTGCGCAGCGTCCCTTGGTTCGCACCTCCCCCGGAAGTGCTTTTCCGTCACTTCCGGTGGGTCCCAGGCTTCCGGCGCAAAGAGCCTGAGGCGGCTGGCGCTGTGAGGGGGCGTCGGCGGCTCCCACCAGCAACGTTTCCCGGCAAAGCGCTCTGGCGCGGCGCGGCGGAGGCGTCCACTATGGTAAGTGGCCGGCGTGCAGGGCCGGCCGGGGCGGGCGGACGTGCAGGCCGAGAGGTGCCGAGTCACCCGGCCTGAGTCCGCCAACGTCTGGGCTGAGCGCAGTCTCGCGGGTGTAGACCCGTGTCGGCTTCCAGCAGACAAGCGCCGCGTCGACTTGGGGGCTGTCGGCGTGAGAGGAGAGCGCACGGGCCGCCGCAGCGCCCGGGATGGCGTGGCCCCGAGACCCCTCGCCCACTGCGCCCGGGCGGCGGCCCCGGCGCGGGCGTGGTGGTCTTGGCGTCGGCTCGGGAGGAGCGCCGTGTCGGCCACGGACGCCAGGCCTCCAGGACTGGAAGCTGGTGCGCCTGCTGAGCTGTGCGAGCACCGTGCCGCCCGGCCTACCGCCTCCGAGTGTGTCAGTGTCGGGACCCCTCCTCCCAAGCCCGGAGCACTGCCGGGCGCTGCGCGGTGTGCGGGCGCCGGGGTGGTGGGGGCAGCGGGGCGGGGACATGCTCGGCGCTGGGCGTCCATTCCCTCTTTCGTGCTGGGAAGAGAAGGCAGGGCTTCGGTGGAGAGGGTGCTGCGAGGTGGTGAGGAGGCCCCCAGCCACTTCCTCCGTTCATCCCGAACGCCGTGTGTTTGCTAGGCTTCGGGCTCAGATTTTGTCCAGCGGAGAGTCTTGcctagaagaagaagagacacGGTTTGGAAAACTCCCTTGCGGCGCTGCAAGGAGTGGAGAACCGTCTGTTTGAAGCAGGGGCTGCGTTTGCTGTCTGTGGAAGACAGTTGGCCCAGCGTGCTCGTTCCGGAATTGCTAGTGAACTATGTCATCAGTACCCGGACTTTGCTTTTAACGATGTGTGCTTAGAATCCAGTCAAGACATGCTGTCTTGTTAAGGTTTTTATTTAACTTGTAAAAAACCGTATACCATAAGTTTAGCACTTAAGTGCACAACTTAAGTTGGTGTAAAGTTAGTCATCCTTAAGTGCACAACTCGCTGGTGTAAAGTATATTCCTGTTGTTGTGTAGTGGATGTCCAGAGCTTTTTGGTCTT harbors:
- the CDC45 gene encoding cell division control protein 45 homolog isoform X4, translating into MFVSDFRKEFYEVVQSQALFQCDHVQYTLVPVSGWQELETAFLEHKEQFRYFILINCGSNVDLLDILQPDEEAVFFVCDTHRPVNVVNVYSDTQIRLLIKQDDDLEVPAYEDIFRDEEEDEEHSGNEGDEGSEPSEKRTRLEEEIAAQTLKRRQRREWEARRRDVLFDYEQYEYHGTSAAMVMFDLAWLMSKDLSDMLWWAIVGLTDQWVQDKITQVKYVTDVGVLQRHVSRHSHRREDEAHTLSVDCARISFEYDSLTRPSLRLALYQHWSLHDSLCNTCYTAARLQLWSLHGQKRLQEFLADVGLPLKQVKQKFQSMDVSLKENLREMIEESANKFGMKDMRVQTFSVHFGFKHKFLASDVVFATMSLMESPEHGSGTDSFTQALDSLSRGNLDKLYHGLELAKRQLRATQQTIASCLCTNLVVSQGPFLYCALMEGTPDVALFSKPASLSLLSRHLLKSFVCSTKNRRCKLLPLVMAAPLSAEQGTVTMVGIPPETDSSDRKNFFGRAFEKAAEGTNSRALHNHFDLSASWRRSPQQQPPPPISDLRPEVVLAGWQDTPASPGWGLQGGAAWLPHAQAVIELKAEDRSKFLDALVTLLS
- the CDC45 gene encoding cell division control protein 45 homolog isoform X2, with product MFVSDFRKEFYEVVQSQRVLLFVASDVDALCACKILQALFQCDHVQYTLVPVSGWQELETAFLEHKEQFRYFILINCGSNVDLLDILQPDEEAVFFVCDTHRPVNVVNVYSDTQIRLLIKQDDDLEVPAYEDIFRDEEEDEEHSGNEGDEGSEPSEKRTRLEEEIAAQTLKRRQRREWEARRRDVLFDYEQYEYHGTSAAMVMFDLAWLMSKDLSDMLWWAIVGLTDQWVQDKITQVKYVTDVGVLQRHVSRHSHRREDEAHTLSVDCARISFEYDLRLALYQHWSLHDSLCNTCYTAARLQLWSLHGQKRLQEFLADVGLPLKQVKQKFQSMDVSLKENLREMIEESANKFGMKDMRVQTFSVHFGFKHKFLASDVVFATMSLMESPEHGSGTDSFTQALDSLSRGNLDKLYHGLELAKRQLRATQQTIASCLCTNLVVSQGPFLYCALMEGTPDVALFSKPASLSLLSRHLLKSFVCSTKNRRCKLLPLVMAAPLSAEQGTVTMVGIPPETDSSDRKNFFGRAFEKAAEGTNSRALHNHFDLSASWRRSPQQQPPPPISDLRPEVVLAGWQDTPASPGWGLQGGAAWLPHAQAVIELKAEDRSKFLDALVTLLS
- the CDC45 gene encoding cell division control protein 45 homolog isoform X5 translates to MFVSDFRKEFYEVVQSQRVLLFVASDVDALCACKILQALFQCDHVQYTLVPVSGWQELETAFLEHKEQFRYFILINCGSNVDLLDILQPDEEAVFFVCDTHRPVNVVNVYSDTQIRLLIKQDDDLEVPAYEDIFRDEEEDEEHSGNEGDEGSEPSEKRTRLEEEIAAQTLKRRQRREWEARRRDVLFDYEQYEYHGTSAAMVMFDLAWLMSKDLSDMLWWAIVGLTDQWVQDKITQVKYVTDVGVLQRHVSRHSHRREDEAHTLSVDCARISFEYDSLTRPSLRLALYQHWSLHDSLCNTCYTAARLQLWSLHGQKRLQEFLADVGLPLKQVKQKFQSMDVSLKENLREMIEESANKFGMKDMRVQTFSVHFGFKHKFLASDVVFATMSLMESPEHGSGTDSFTQALDSLSRGNLDKLYHGLELAKRQLRATQQTIASCLCTNLVVSQGPFLYCALMEGTPDVALFSKPASLSLLSRHLLKSFVCSTKNRRCKLLPLVMAAPLSAEQGTVTMVGIPPETDSSDRKNFFGRAFEKAAEGTNSRALHNHFDLSVIELKAEDRSKFLDALVTLLS
- the CDC45 gene encoding cell division control protein 45 homolog isoform X3 → MFVSDFRKEFYEVVQSQRVLLFVASDVDALCACKILQALFQCDHVQYTLVPVSGWQELETAFLEHKEQFRYFILINCGSNVDLLDILQPDEEAVFFVCDTHRPVNVVNVYSDTQIRLLIKQDDDLEVPAYEDIFRDEEEDEEHSGNEGDEGSEPSEKRTRLEEEIAAQTLKRRQRREWEARRRDVLFDYEQYEYHGTSAAMVMFDLAWLMSKDLSDMLWWAIVGLTDQWVQDKITQVKYVTDVGVLQRHVSRHSHRREDEAHTLSVDCARISFEYDSLTRPSLRLALYQHWSLHDSLCNTCYTAARLQLWSLHGQKRLQEFLADVGLPLKQVKQKFQSMDVSLKENLREMIEESANKFGMKDMRVQTFSVHFGFKHKFLASDVVFATMSLMESPEHGSGTDSFTQALDSLSRGNLDKLYHGLELAKRQLRATQQTIASCLCTNLVVSQGPFLYCALMEGTPDVALFSKPASLSLLSRHLLKSFVCSTKNRRCKLLPLVMAAPLSAEQGTVTMVGIPPETDSSDRKNFFGRAFEKAAEGTNSRALHNHFDLSDLRPEVVLAGWQDTPASPGWGLQGGAAWLPHAQAVIELKAEDRSKFLDALVTLLS
- the CDC45 gene encoding cell division control protein 45 homolog isoform X6; the encoded protein is MFVSDFRKEFYEVVQSQRVLLFVASDVDALCACKILQALFQCDHVQYTLVPVSGWQELETAFLEHKEQFRYFILINCGSNVDLLDILQPDEEAVFFVCDTHRPVNVVNVYSDTQIRLLIKQDDDLEVPAYEDIFRDEEEDEEHSGNEGDEGSEPSEKRTRLEEEIAAQTLKRRQRREWEARRRDVLFDYEQYEYHGTSAAMVMFDLAWLMSKDLSDMLWWAIVGLTDQWVQDKITQVKYVTDVGVLQRHVSRHSHRREDEAHTLSVDCARISFEYDLRLALYQHWSLHDSLCNTCYTAARLQLWSLHGQKRLQEFLADVGLPLKQVKQKFQSMDVSLKENLREMIEESANKFGMKDMRVQTFSVHFGFKHKFLASDVVFATMSLMESPEHGSGTDSFTQALDSLSRGNLDKLYHGLELAKRQLRATQQTIASCLCTNLVVSQGPFLYCALMEGTPDVALFSKPASLSLLSRHLLKSFVCSTKNRRCKLLPLVMAAPLSAEQGTVTMVGIPPETDSSDRKNFFGRAFEKAAEGTNSRALHNHFDLSVIELKAEDRSKFLDALVTLLS